In one window of Pseudomonas sp. IAC-BECa141 DNA:
- a CDS encoding MurR/RpiR family transcriptional regulator: MRNLLEQIQSRLEELNKAERKVAEVILLNPQQATRFSIAALAQAASVSEPTVNRFCRSFGVSGYPELKLQLAQSLASGAAYVSRAVEADDNPEAYTQKIFGSAIASLDSACQALDPNLISRAVDLLIQARQIHFFGLGASAPVALDAQHKFFRFNLAVTAHADVLMQRMIASVAHTGELFVIISYTGRTRELVEVARIARENGASVLGLTAENSPLAKASTLSLNIPLPEDTDIYMPMTSRIIQLTVLDVLATGMTLRRGVDFQPHLRKIKESLNASRYPVGDEFN, encoded by the coding sequence GTGCGAAATTTACTGGAACAGATCCAGAGTCGCCTTGAAGAGCTGAACAAGGCCGAACGCAAAGTCGCCGAAGTGATCCTGCTCAACCCACAGCAGGCCACCCGCTTCAGCATCGCCGCCCTCGCCCAGGCAGCGTCGGTCAGTGAACCGACGGTCAACCGTTTCTGCCGTTCGTTCGGCGTCAGCGGCTACCCCGAACTCAAGTTGCAACTGGCCCAGAGCCTGGCCAGCGGCGCGGCCTATGTCAGCCGCGCAGTAGAAGCCGACGACAATCCCGAGGCCTACACGCAGAAGATTTTCGGCAGCGCCATCGCCTCGCTGGACAGCGCCTGTCAGGCATTGGACCCGAACCTGATCAGCCGCGCCGTCGACCTGTTGATCCAGGCACGGCAGATCCACTTCTTCGGCCTCGGAGCTTCGGCTCCGGTGGCTTTGGATGCGCAGCACAAGTTCTTCCGCTTCAACCTGGCGGTGACCGCCCACGCCGATGTGCTGATGCAACGCATGATTGCTTCGGTGGCGCACACCGGCGAGCTGTTCGTGATCATCTCCTACACCGGGCGCACCCGCGAGCTGGTGGAAGTGGCGCGCATCGCCCGGGAGAACGGCGCGTCGGTGCTGGGCCTGACGGCAGAAAACTCGCCGCTGGCCAAGGCCAGTACGCTGAGCCTGAACATTCCGTTGCCGGAAGACACCGACATCTATATGCCGATGACTTCGCGGATCATTCAGTTGACGGTGCTGGATGTGCTGGCGACGGGAATGACGTTGCGTCGCGGGGTGGATTTCCAGCCGCATCTGCGCAAGATCAAAGAGAGCCTGAACGCGAGCCGGTATCCGGTGGGTGACGAGTTCAACTAG
- a CDS encoding D-hexose-6-phosphate mutarotase: MHEHPLQRFFKSLRERPVFAWERYQMRDVLVIDHPLCQAVFSRQGAQLLHFQPRGQKPWLWCAAKWPHVGAIRGGVPVCWPWYGRHPSENAWPSHGWARLLDWKLLDSSSADDGVRLHWQLQLCDWQVDLHAHLGERMELRLSTEHQDDMPCQLSQALHAYWRIGDVSEIALSGLEGAQGYDQLNREVCQQEGELRVDGGCQRVFQHDGELQLKDHAWQRELCIDTGDSADTVVWHPGARPLLGVSWDEISEFVCVEAAAGGTDSLHLAPGEKAHLSLQAWAAA; the protein is encoded by the coding sequence ATGCATGAGCATCCGCTGCAACGCTTCTTCAAATCCCTGCGCGAACGACCGGTGTTCGCCTGGGAGCGCTATCAGATGCGCGATGTGCTGGTGATCGATCATCCACTGTGTCAGGCGGTGTTCAGTCGTCAGGGCGCGCAACTGCTGCATTTTCAGCCGCGAGGTCAGAAACCGTGGTTGTGGTGCGCGGCGAAGTGGCCGCATGTCGGCGCGATTCGCGGCGGCGTGCCGGTGTGCTGGCCGTGGTATGGCCGTCACCCGAGCGAAAACGCGTGGCCGTCCCATGGCTGGGCGCGACTGCTGGACTGGAAACTGCTCGACAGCAGCAGCGCCGATGACGGCGTGCGCCTGCACTGGCAATTGCAACTGTGCGACTGGCAGGTGGACCTGCACGCGCACCTGGGCGAACGCATGGAATTGCGCCTGAGCACCGAGCATCAGGACGACATGCCGTGCCAGTTGAGCCAGGCTTTGCACGCTTACTGGCGTATTGGCGATGTGAGTGAGATAGCGCTGTCTGGGCTCGAAGGCGCGCAGGGTTATGATCAGTTGAACCGTGAGGTCTGCCAGCAGGAGGGCGAGTTACGGGTCGATGGTGGCTGTCAGCGAGTGTTCCAGCACGACGGCGAATTGCAGCTCAAGGATCACGCCTGGCAACGCGAATTGTGCATCGATACCGGTGACAGCGCGGACACCGTGGTGTGGCATCCGGGAGCACGGCCGTTGCTGGGCGTGAGTTGGGACGAGATCTCGGAATTTGTCTGTGTTGAAGCGGCGGCGGGGGGCACCGACAGCCTGCATCTGGCGCCGGGCGAGAAGGCGCATTTGAGTTTGCAGGCTTGGGCTGCTGCTTAG
- a CDS encoding carbohydrate porin produces MKKNNNAQRIGQLSAIAAMMLAGSVHAADAFSSDSEWMTGDWGGERTKLIEQGIDIKMDYVGEVGGNLHGGYNNDKTARYSDQFGLGVALDLQKLWGWDNTQAKIQLTNRNGENISNDRVGDPRAGTLSSSQEVYGRGHMVRLTQLWIKHQFFDNKLDVKAGYFGEGEDFNTFPCDFQNLAFCGSQVGNWATNIWYNWPVSQAAIRVKYNINDELYAQIGAYNQNPSQLEHGNGFKLSGSGTKGTVLPVELVWSPNPSGLPGEYRVGYYKSTADADDVREDVNGFDAATTGDAYRTHSSKHGYWFVAQQQLTSHNGDKSRGLSIAANATFHDKDTNFIDNYQSVMFVYKGPFDARPKDDFGIGAARIHVNDDVKKNAELLNVSNGVSDYDNPVFSPIRETEYNYEINYGFHVTNWLTVRPNLQYITHPGGVDEVDNALVAGLKIQSTF; encoded by the coding sequence ATGAAGAAGAACAACAACGCTCAGCGTATCGGCCAGTTGTCGGCGATTGCGGCAATGATGCTGGCCGGTAGCGTCCACGCGGCTGACGCGTTCAGCTCCGATTCGGAGTGGATGACCGGGGACTGGGGTGGCGAACGTACCAAGCTGATCGAGCAGGGTATCGACATCAAGATGGACTACGTCGGTGAGGTGGGCGGCAACCTGCACGGCGGCTACAACAACGACAAGACGGCGCGTTACTCCGACCAGTTCGGTCTGGGCGTGGCGTTGGACCTGCAAAAACTGTGGGGCTGGGACAACACCCAGGCCAAGATCCAGCTGACCAACCGTAATGGCGAAAACATTTCCAACGACCGTGTTGGCGATCCGCGTGCCGGCACACTCAGCTCCTCGCAGGAAGTCTACGGTCGTGGCCACATGGTGCGTCTGACCCAGTTGTGGATCAAACACCAGTTCTTCGACAACAAACTCGACGTCAAGGCCGGTTACTTCGGCGAAGGCGAAGACTTCAACACCTTCCCGTGCGACTTCCAGAACCTGGCGTTCTGCGGTTCGCAAGTGGGCAACTGGGCGACCAACATCTGGTACAACTGGCCGGTCAGCCAGGCGGCCATTCGCGTCAAGTACAACATCAACGACGAGCTGTATGCGCAGATCGGTGCGTACAACCAGAACCCGTCGCAACTGGAACACGGCAACGGCTTCAAGCTGAGCGGCAGCGGCACCAAAGGCACCGTGTTGCCAGTGGAACTGGTCTGGTCGCCTAACCCGAGCGGCCTGCCGGGCGAATACCGTGTCGGTTACTACAAAAGCACGGCCGATGCCGACGACGTTCGCGAAGACGTCAACGGTTTCGACGCGGCGACCACCGGTGATGCCTACCGCACCCACAGCAGCAAGCACGGTTACTGGTTCGTTGCGCAACAGCAACTCACCAGCCACAACGGTGACAAGAGCCGTGGCCTGAGCATCGCTGCCAACGCCACGTTCCACGACAAGGACACCAACTTCATCGACAACTACCAGTCCGTGATGTTTGTGTACAAAGGTCCGTTCGACGCGCGTCCGAAAGATGACTTCGGTATCGGTGCGGCACGTATTCATGTCAACGATGACGTGAAGAAGAACGCTGAACTGCTGAACGTCTCCAACGGTGTTTCGGACTACGACAATCCGGTGTTCTCGCCGATTCGTGAAACCGAATACAACTACGAGATCAACTACGGCTTCCACGTGACCAACTGGCTGACCGTACGCCCGAACCTGCAATACATCACTCATCCGGGCGGTGTGGATGAAGTGGATAACGCTTTGGTCGCTGGCCTGAAAATTCAGTCTACGTTCTGA
- a CDS encoding ABC transporter ATP-binding protein, with translation MATLELRNVNKTYGTGLPDTLKNIELSIKDGEFLILVGPSGCGKSTLMNCIAGLETITGGAIMIGDQDVSGMSPKDRDIAMVFQSYALYPTMSVRENIEFGLKIRKMPQSAIDEEVARVAKLLQIEHLLNRKPGQLSGGQQQRVAMGRALARRPKIYLFDEPLSNLDAKLRVEMRTEMKLMHQRLKTTTVYVTHDQIEAMTLGDKVAVMKDGIIQQFGTPKEIYNDPANLFVASFIGSPPMNFIPLRLQRKDGRLVALLDSGQARCELPMAMQDAGLEDREVILGLRPEQIALANGEGNGLPSIKAEVQVTEPTGPDTLVFVNLNDTKVCCRLAPDVAPQVGETLTLQFDPSKVLLFDAKSGERLGVAGLPKTESHSANVAQFKGR, from the coding sequence ATGGCTACGCTTGAACTTCGCAATGTAAACAAGACCTACGGTACCGGCCTGCCGGACACACTGAAGAACATCGAACTGTCGATCAAGGACGGTGAATTCCTGATCCTCGTCGGGCCTTCGGGCTGCGGCAAGTCGACCCTGATGAACTGCATCGCCGGCCTGGAAACCATCACCGGCGGCGCGATCATGATCGGTGACCAGGACGTCAGCGGCATGAGCCCGAAAGATCGCGACATCGCGATGGTGTTCCAGTCCTACGCGCTGTACCCGACCATGAGCGTGCGCGAGAACATCGAATTCGGTCTGAAGATTCGCAAGATGCCTCAATCGGCCATCGACGAAGAAGTCGCCCGCGTGGCCAAGCTGTTGCAGATCGAGCACCTGCTCAATCGCAAGCCGGGCCAGCTCTCGGGCGGTCAGCAACAGCGCGTGGCGATGGGCCGCGCCCTGGCGCGTCGCCCGAAGATTTATCTGTTCGACGAGCCGCTGTCCAACCTCGACGCCAAGCTGCGCGTCGAGATGCGCACCGAAATGAAACTGATGCATCAGCGTCTGAAAACCACCACGGTCTACGTGACCCACGACCAGATCGAAGCGATGACCCTGGGCGACAAAGTAGCGGTGATGAAGGACGGGATCATCCAGCAGTTCGGTACGCCGAAGGAGATCTACAACGACCCGGCCAACCTGTTCGTGGCGAGCTTCATCGGTTCGCCGCCGATGAACTTCATCCCGCTGCGCCTGCAACGCAAGGACGGCCGTCTGGTGGCGCTGCTCGACAGCGGCCAGGCCCGTTGCGAGTTGCCGATGGCGATGCAGGACGCCGGTCTCGAAGATCGCGAAGTGATCCTCGGCCTGCGTCCGGAGCAGATCGCTCTGGCGAACGGCGAGGGCAATGGCCTGCCGAGCATCAAGGCTGAAGTGCAGGTCACCGAGCCGACCGGTCCGGACACCCTGGTGTTCGTCAACCTCAACGACACCAAGGTCTGCTGCCGTCTGGCGCCGGACGTCGCGCCGCAGGTGGGCGAAACCCTGACGTTGCAATTCGATCCGTCGAAAGTGCTGCTGTTCGACGCCAAGTCCGGTGAGCGCCTTGGGGTTGCGGGCCTGCCGAAAACCGAGTCGCACAGCGCAAACGTGGCCCAGTTCAAGGGGCGCTGA
- a CDS encoding carbohydrate ABC transporter permease: MTSLASKPAISLSRIAIYAVLILAVLLYLVPLVVMLLTSFKTPEDISTGNLLSWPTVVSGIGWVKAWATVDGYFWNSIKITVPAVIISTAIGALNGYVLSFWRFRGSQLFFGLLLFGCFLPFQTVLLPASFTLGKMGLASTTTGLVFIHVVYGLAFTTLFFRNYYVSIPDALIKAARLDGAGFFTIFRQIILPMSTPIIMVCLIWQFTQIWNDFLFGVVFSSGDSQPITVALNNLVNTSTGAKEYNVDMAAAMIAGLPTLLVYVVAGKYFVRGLTAGAVKG, translated from the coding sequence ATGACTAGTCTCGCCTCCAAACCGGCCATCAGCCTGAGTCGCATCGCGATCTACGCGGTGCTGATCCTCGCGGTCCTGCTGTATCTGGTACCGCTGGTGGTCATGCTGCTGACCAGCTTCAAGACCCCGGAAGACATCTCCACCGGCAACCTGCTGAGCTGGCCGACCGTGGTCAGCGGCATCGGCTGGGTGAAAGCCTGGGCCACCGTTGACGGCTACTTCTGGAACTCGATCAAGATCACCGTTCCGGCCGTGATCATCTCCACCGCCATCGGTGCATTGAACGGTTATGTACTGTCGTTCTGGCGCTTCCGAGGTTCGCAGCTGTTCTTCGGTCTGCTGTTGTTCGGCTGCTTCCTGCCGTTCCAGACCGTGCTGCTGCCGGCGTCGTTCACCCTCGGCAAGATGGGGCTGGCGAGCACCACCACGGGCCTGGTGTTCATCCATGTGGTCTACGGCCTGGCGTTCACCACGCTGTTTTTCCGTAACTACTACGTGAGCATTCCGGATGCGCTGATCAAGGCGGCACGTCTCGATGGCGCGGGGTTCTTCACGATCTTCCGCCAGATCATCCTGCCGATGTCCACCCCGATCATCATGGTCTGCCTGATCTGGCAGTTCACCCAGATCTGGAACGACTTCCTGTTCGGCGTGGTGTTCTCCAGCGGTGATTCGCAACCGATCACGGTGGCGCTGAACAACCTGGTCAACACCAGCACCGGGGCCAAGGAATACAACGTGGATATGGCGGCGGCGATGATCGCCGGGCTGCCGACCCTGCTGGTCTATGTGGTCGCAGGCAAGTATTTCGTGCGCGGGCTGACGGCCGGCGCAGTCAAGGGGTAA